One segment of Nitrospira sp. DNA contains the following:
- a CDS encoding glycosyltransferase family 4 protein, translating to MALLLALVSFWDDRGGLPVTLRLGIQLVAVAALVSVTGMTLSSIDLPSVGAVGLGIAAVPVTVLFVLWMTNLYNFMDGMDGFAGGMTVIGFGAIAYFAWKGQHAFIFTLSLVISMGAAGFLLYNLPPARIFMGDVGSIPLGFLSGALIVLGVHDGVFDIWIPLLVFSPFVLDATVTVLRRVFRGERIWEAHRTHYYQRLVLYGWGHRKTLGVEYALMVLCVVAALLYQSMTDTGRVALLAIWLLGFAGLAVGVGLMERRAMRQGCTNEG from the coding sequence ATGGCCCTGCTTCTTGCGCTGGTGTCATTCTGGGACGATCGTGGCGGATTACCCGTGACGTTGCGATTGGGTATCCAGTTGGTCGCTGTAGCGGCGTTGGTCAGCGTGACCGGCATGACATTGTCGTCCATCGATCTGCCGTCAGTCGGAGCGGTTGGATTGGGAATCGCTGCGGTTCCAGTGACGGTGTTGTTTGTCCTGTGGATGACGAATCTGTACAATTTTATGGATGGAATGGACGGGTTTGCCGGTGGAATGACGGTGATAGGGTTCGGTGCGATTGCCTACTTTGCGTGGAAGGGGCAGCACGCGTTCATTTTCACGCTGTCACTTGTTATTTCAATGGGCGCAGCTGGATTTCTGCTCTATAATCTGCCGCCTGCCCGTATTTTTATGGGCGATGTTGGCAGTATACCGCTTGGGTTTCTGAGTGGTGCACTGATCGTGTTAGGTGTGCACGACGGTGTGTTTGATATCTGGATCCCACTGCTGGTGTTTTCGCCGTTTGTACTGGATGCAACGGTGACGGTGCTGAGACGGGTGTTCCGTGGAGAGAGAATCTGGGAAGCTCATCGAACACACTATTACCAACGGCTTGTTCTCTACGGATGGGGGCATCGGAAGACCCTGGGAGTGGAATACGCGTTGATGGTGCTGTGCGTGGTCGCTGCGCTCCTGTACCAGTCGATGACGGATACAGGGCGTGTAGCGCTCTTGGCAATCTGGCTGCTCGGGTTTGCCGGGTTAGCCGTGGGAGTTGGTTTGATGGAGCGGCGGGCAATGCGGCAGGGATGTACGAATGAGGGATGA